The proteins below come from a single Synechococcus sp. WH 8101 genomic window:
- a CDS encoding glutathione S-transferase family protein, which translates to MRAAVAEALSWSELEALAPDPEERVQGPTNAQATLRLFGQPEDAIRVTLYRDHHAWCPYCQKVWLWLEFRRIPYRIRKVTMRCYGPKEPWFTAKVPSGMLPALELDGRLITESDRILDALERAFGPVGAGMNDRRVRRLREMERLLFRAWCVWLCTPGLREDQERRARDQFQRLASQMEEAIAIGGGCWLDPDNPRGATPGTADLVFIPYVERMNASLAYFKGFALREAHGGIDRWLSALEQLETYRGTQSDVHTHAHDLPPQMGGCWANGSAQQQRMAAAVDQGEGLGALECRWSPSEGKLTPQARALERVLRHRSTLLARSPLGEGLDQPLRAALTKLIAGTPVMPAPGSAAALRYLRDRISVPRDMPLHSARLLRQALESTAALAGQDQPSALPFEHRFDQDPRPFVGSVT; encoded by the coding sequence ATGAGGGCAGCCGTAGCCGAGGCCTTGAGCTGGTCGGAGTTGGAGGCCCTGGCTCCCGACCCCGAGGAACGGGTGCAGGGCCCCACGAACGCCCAGGCGACGCTGCGCCTTTTCGGTCAACCCGAGGACGCGATTCGCGTCACCTTGTATCGAGATCATCACGCCTGGTGCCCGTACTGCCAGAAGGTGTGGTTGTGGCTGGAGTTCCGCCGGATCCCCTATCGGATCCGCAAGGTCACCATGCGCTGCTATGGGCCCAAGGAGCCCTGGTTCACCGCCAAGGTGCCCTCGGGGATGCTGCCGGCCCTGGAGCTGGATGGTCGGCTGATCACGGAAAGCGATCGCATCCTGGACGCCCTCGAACGCGCTTTCGGGCCGGTGGGAGCTGGCATGAATGACAGGCGGGTGAGGCGTTTGCGTGAGATGGAACGGCTGCTGTTCCGCGCCTGGTGTGTCTGGCTCTGCACCCCAGGCCTGCGCGAGGACCAGGAACGACGTGCCAGGGATCAGTTCCAGCGGCTGGCCTCCCAAATGGAGGAGGCGATCGCCATTGGTGGTGGCTGCTGGCTCGATCCCGACAATCCGAGAGGGGCAACACCCGGTACCGCGGATCTGGTGTTCATCCCCTATGTGGAGCGCATGAACGCATCGCTGGCCTATTTCAAAGGGTTTGCCTTGCGCGAAGCCCATGGCGGCATCGACCGTTGGCTGTCAGCCCTCGAGCAGCTCGAGACCTACCGGGGCACCCAGAGCGATGTGCACACCCATGCGCACGATCTGCCTCCGCAGATGGGCGGTTGCTGGGCCAACGGCAGTGCGCAGCAGCAACGCATGGCCGCGGCGGTGGATCAAGGGGAGGGACTGGGTGCCCTCGAATGCCGCTGGTCACCGTCCGAAGGAAAGTTGACTCCCCAGGCCAGAGCCCTGGAGCGGGTGTTGCGCCATCGCAGCACGCTGCTGGCACGCAGTCCTCTCGGGGAGGGGTTGGATCAGCCCTTGCGCGCAGCACTCACGAAGCTGATCGCTGGGACGCCTGTGATGCCAGCTCCAGGGTCTGCGGCAGCTCTGCGGTATCTGCGCGACCGGATTTCGGTGCCCCGCGACATGCCTCTGCACAGCGCCCGGCTGCTCAGGCAGGCCCTTGAAAGCACCGCGGCTCTTGCAGGCCAGGACCAACCGTCCGCGCTGCCGTTTGAGCATCGCTTTGATCAGGATCCCAGACCATTTGTCGGCTCGGTCACCTGA
- a CDS encoding NAD(P)/FAD-dependent oxidoreductase, translating into MASTTDVIVIGSGIGGLCCAALCARAGLEVVVLEAHGHAGGAAHGFERQGYHFESGPSLWSGLGRWPSANPLAQILRVLDQPLEVVSYRDWDVLFPEGHLRIGVGAEGFERVVADLRGPAVVEEWCRFAAVLKPIAAAADALPLLALPANGLEGLGPLLRRSGRLLPHLPALRHLSGAFGPLVDRHLQDPFLRHWVDLLCFLISGMPMADTNAAAMATLFGEWFDPEACLDFPLGGSAAVVAALVRGLEAHGGALRLGARVRQVVVEDDRAVGVVLANGEQWRANHVVSNADAWSTAALLPEAAVPAWRRQRMQTPACGSFLHLHLGFDAAGLEDLPIHTVWVGDWERGVQAERNAVVVSIPSLLDPAMAPPGQHVLHAYTPANEPWHLWADLDRGSQAYAQLRQQRCALFWQVLEQRIPDLRSRCHLVMEGTPLTHRHFLSVHQGSYGPALSAAKGLFPGVQTPLKRLLHCGASTFPGIGIPPVAASGAMAAHAITGRAAQRELLASLGL; encoded by the coding sequence ATGGCATCGACAACTGACGTGATCGTGATCGGCAGCGGCATCGGTGGCCTCTGCTGTGCAGCGCTTTGTGCCCGGGCAGGCCTTGAGGTGGTGGTGTTGGAGGCGCACGGCCATGCGGGCGGCGCCGCCCATGGCTTTGAACGCCAGGGCTATCACTTTGAGTCAGGTCCCTCGCTCTGGAGTGGCTTGGGCCGATGGCCGAGTGCCAATCCCCTGGCGCAGATCCTGCGGGTGTTGGACCAGCCCCTGGAGGTGGTGTCGTATCGCGATTGGGATGTGCTGTTTCCCGAGGGGCACCTGCGCATCGGTGTGGGAGCGGAGGGATTTGAACGGGTGGTGGCCGACCTGCGTGGGCCTGCGGTGGTGGAGGAATGGTGTCGCTTCGCTGCGGTGCTGAAGCCGATCGCTGCAGCGGCCGACGCCCTGCCCCTGTTGGCGCTTCCTGCCAATGGGCTCGAAGGCCTGGGGCCGTTGTTGCGGCGCAGTGGTCGCCTGTTGCCCCACCTGCCCGCCCTGCGCCATCTCAGTGGTGCCTTCGGCCCGCTGGTGGACCGCCATCTGCAGGATCCCTTCCTGCGCCATTGGGTGGATCTGCTCTGCTTCCTGATCAGCGGCATGCCGATGGCCGATACCAATGCCGCGGCGATGGCAACCCTGTTCGGCGAATGGTTTGATCCGGAAGCCTGCCTTGATTTCCCCCTTGGCGGCAGTGCGGCGGTGGTAGCGGCCTTAGTGCGGGGGCTGGAGGCCCATGGCGGTGCGCTGCGTCTGGGGGCGCGGGTGCGGCAGGTGGTGGTGGAGGATGATCGCGCCGTTGGCGTTGTGCTGGCCAATGGCGAGCAGTGGCGCGCCAACCATGTGGTGAGCAATGCCGATGCCTGGAGTACGGCTGCGCTGCTGCCCGAAGCAGCGGTGCCCGCCTGGCGGCGCCAGCGGATGCAGACGCCGGCCTGCGGCTCTTTCCTCCATCTGCATCTCGGTTTTGATGCGGCGGGTCTGGAGGATCTGCCGATTCACACCGTTTGGGTGGGGGACTGGGAGCGGGGGGTGCAGGCAGAGCGCAATGCCGTGGTGGTGTCGATCCCTTCCTTGCTCGATCCGGCCATGGCGCCTCCAGGCCAGCACGTGTTGCATGCCTACACGCCGGCCAACGAACCCTGGCACCTCTGGGCTGATCTTGACCGTGGCTCGCAGGCCTATGCCCAGCTGCGTCAACAGCGTTGTGCCCTGTTCTGGCAGGTGCTCGAGCAGCGCATCCCCGACCTGCGCAGTCGTTGCCATCTGGTGATGGAAGGCACGCCGCTCACCCATCGCCATTTTCTTTCGGTGCACCAGGGCAGCTATGGCCCGGCGCTGTCTGCCGCCAAGGGGCTGTTCCCTGGGGTGCAAACACCGCTGAAGCGGTTGCTTCACTGCGGCGCCAGCACCTTTCCAGGGATCGGCATTCCGCCGGTGGCAGCGAGCGGCGCCATGGCCGCTCATGCCATCACCGGACGGGCAGCCCAGCGGGAGTTGTTGGCCTCACTCGGCCTTTGA
- a CDS encoding bestrophin family ion channel: protein MIESGNYGDPPRTRRKDYAHVLLQLLSRMRYDLLLLLLVTGLVMGGLIPRGWVESDEIVRILGIAVSIFIGFRNTQAISRWWEARKLWGTMVNQSRNWADSLAAYLPVSPEGRRWTTRLVRLQVAIVWQLNFQLRNSWHRDLRSLQTELLQALRLPNSTNLRQLGRQRGLWLQHLHAEGLIDGWGRHQLVEVGNACTDAIGGLERIRNTPLPASYDVFVRIINWVFGIQLLLSFHYQDGGRFSSFNGFMIMLCFLMAERIGAYVEGPFDADGSSFSLPLNSICLTISRDLLGSEADHVLHLQSQDPVRWT from the coding sequence ATGATCGAATCCGGCAACTACGGCGATCCACCACGCACGCGCCGCAAGGACTACGCGCACGTACTGCTGCAACTGCTCAGCCGCATGCGCTACGACCTCCTGCTGCTCCTGCTCGTGACCGGCCTCGTGATGGGGGGGCTGATCCCGAGAGGCTGGGTGGAGAGCGATGAGATCGTGCGCATCCTCGGCATCGCCGTTTCGATCTTCATCGGTTTTCGCAACACCCAGGCGATCAGTCGCTGGTGGGAAGCCCGCAAACTCTGGGGAACCATGGTGAACCAGAGCCGCAACTGGGCCGACAGCCTCGCCGCCTACCTCCCGGTTTCACCCGAAGGGCGGCGCTGGACGACGCGGCTGGTTCGCCTGCAGGTGGCGATCGTGTGGCAATTGAATTTCCAGTTGCGCAACTCCTGGCACCGGGATCTGCGCAGCCTGCAGACCGAGCTTCTCCAAGCCCTGCGGCTGCCGAACAGCACCAACCTGCGCCAGCTCGGCAGGCAACGGGGGCTGTGGTTGCAGCACCTGCACGCCGAAGGGTTGATCGATGGTTGGGGACGGCACCAGCTGGTGGAGGTGGGCAATGCCTGCACCGATGCGATCGGCGGTCTGGAGCGGATCCGCAACACCCCTCTGCCGGCGTCGTATGACGTGTTCGTGCGGATCATCAACTGGGTGTTCGGAATCCAGCTGTTGCTCAGTTTTCACTACCAGGACGGAGGCCGCTTCAGCAGCTTCAACGGCTTCATGATCATGCTCTGCTTCCTGATGGCCGAGCGAATCGGTGCCTATGTGGAAGGGCCCTTTGATGCCGATGGCAGCAGTTTCTCGCTACCCCTCAACAGCATCTGTCTCACCATCAGTCGCGATCTGCTGGGATCGGAGGCTGATCATGTGTTGCACCTGCAATCGCAGGATCCCGTGCGCTGGACCTGA
- a CDS encoding molecular chaperone DnaJ, with translation MAGDGFGAKSSSATGGKRSSSKRKPRQSNHQRERCPLGRDPGFEAICARQTLGLALSGRLTEQAVKRAHKALAVQHHPDKGGDPEMMTRLNNARDLLLEPEMEAIPA, from the coding sequence ATGGCTGGAGATGGATTCGGAGCGAAGAGCTCCTCTGCCACTGGTGGGAAACGCAGCAGCTCCAAACGCAAGCCACGGCAGTCCAATCATCAGCGGGAACGTTGCCCCCTCGGCCGGGATCCCGGCTTTGAGGCGATCTGTGCCCGCCAGACATTGGGGCTGGCCTTGTCGGGGCGCCTGACGGAGCAGGCTGTGAAGCGGGCTCACAAAGCCTTGGCGGTTCAGCATCACCCTGACAAAGGCGGTGATCCCGAGATGATGACCAGGCTCAACAACGCCCGGGATCTGCTCCTGGAGCCAGAGATGGAGGCGATTCCGGCCTGA
- a CDS encoding SDR family oxidoreductase, with the protein MSPRTIAISGASGKTGYRIAEDLLQRGDQPRLLLRPASQLPESLQGCDQRRLELSDAVALDDALTGVDGLVIATGARPSVDLSGPMRVDAWGVQRQVESCRRVGVRRVLLVSSLCAGRWRHPLNLFGLILVWKRVGERALERSGLDWTVIRPGGLSEREEGLASEGILWTGPDAQTSNAIPRRLVAKACVEALDTSESIGRILEVTSRPDLAPQLLATVLATSL; encoded by the coding sequence ATGTCTCCACGCACGATTGCCATCAGTGGTGCCTCGGGCAAGACCGGGTACCGCATCGCTGAAGACCTGCTCCAGCGCGGTGATCAACCGCGTCTGCTGCTTCGGCCTGCATCGCAGCTGCCTGAGAGCTTGCAGGGCTGCGACCAGCGCCGGCTTGAGCTCTCCGATGCCGTAGCCCTCGATGATGCCCTCACGGGAGTCGATGGGCTGGTGATCGCTACGGGCGCGCGGCCTTCGGTGGATCTCAGCGGACCGATGCGGGTCGACGCCTGGGGCGTGCAGCGCCAGGTGGAAAGCTGTCGCCGGGTGGGCGTGCGCCGGGTGCTGTTGGTGAGCTCCTTGTGCGCTGGTCGTTGGCGCCATCCGCTCAACCTGTTTGGGTTGATCCTGGTGTGGAAGCGCGTGGGCGAGAGGGCTCTCGAGCGCAGCGGTCTGGACTGGACCGTGATCCGACCGGGTGGGCTCTCGGAGCGGGAGGAAGGACTCGCGTCGGAAGGCATTCTCTGGACTGGGCCCGACGCACAGACCAGCAACGCCATTCCGCGCCGTCTCGTGGCGAAGGCCTGTGTGGAGGCGTTGGACACCTCGGAGTCGATCGGCCGGATTCTTGAGGTCACCAGCCGCCCCGATCTGGCGCCTCAACTGCTCGCCACGGTCCTGGCAACTTCCCTTTGA
- a CDS encoding DUF1651 domain-containing protein, with protein MPRHGWIQDPRTNDTKRFHADEKSWNRDPRVFVDSGRPLPGQPPLLKTRVYLRRDTAELLWRELLRVGWRTCEPQWGADIDV; from the coding sequence ATGCCCAGGCACGGTTGGATCCAGGACCCCCGCACGAACGACACGAAGCGTTTCCATGCCGATGAAAAAAGCTGGAACCGCGATCCGCGCGTGTTCGTGGATTCAGGGCGACCTCTTCCAGGCCAGCCCCCACTGCTGAAAACCAGGGTGTATCTGCGCCGCGACACGGCTGAACTGCTCTGGCGCGAACTGCTGCGCGTCGGTTGGCGCACCTGCGAGCCCCAATGGGGTGCCGATATCGACGTCTGA
- a CDS encoding NAD(P)-dependent alcohol dehydrogenase encodes MTITVWQAREAGAPLERAERPMLEPAAGELVLEVLHCGLCHSDLSMLDNNWGLSAYPLVPGHEVVGRVVRVGEGVDPGVIGELRGLGWISGSCMHCALCLGGTANLCGSLEATIVGRQGGFASHVTARQDWAIRLPEGMDPAAAGPLFCGGITVFAPLVDEVVSPTAHVAVIGIGGLGHMALQFARAWGCEVTALTTNLAKAEEAKRFGAHHVESLEELPDLAGRFDLVINTVNHSLDWGAVMASLAPLGRLHQLGAVLEPISIGAFDLIPGRRSITGSPTSSPASLIKMVEFCVRHNIRPQVEHLPMDRLNEAIDRLRRGDVRYRFVLDSVAD; translated from the coding sequence GTGACGATCACCGTGTGGCAGGCCCGTGAGGCCGGCGCACCCCTGGAGCGGGCCGAGCGGCCGATGCTGGAGCCGGCGGCCGGTGAGCTTGTGCTCGAGGTGCTGCATTGCGGCCTCTGTCACAGCGACCTGTCGATGCTTGACAACAACTGGGGCCTGAGTGCCTATCCGTTGGTTCCCGGCCATGAGGTGGTCGGCCGGGTGGTGCGTGTGGGTGAGGGGGTGGATCCCGGTGTGATCGGCGAGCTGCGCGGCCTGGGTTGGATCAGTGGTAGTTGCATGCACTGCGCTCTTTGTCTCGGCGGCACCGCCAATCTCTGCGGGTCCCTCGAGGCCACGATCGTGGGCCGCCAGGGCGGGTTTGCCAGCCATGTCACCGCCCGGCAAGACTGGGCGATTCGCTTGCCGGAGGGGATGGATCCGGCGGCAGCCGGCCCTCTGTTCTGCGGGGGAATCACCGTATTTGCGCCCTTGGTGGATGAAGTGGTGTCGCCCACGGCCCATGTGGCGGTGATCGGCATCGGTGGGCTTGGCCACATGGCCCTGCAGTTCGCCCGCGCCTGGGGTTGTGAGGTCACCGCGCTCACCACCAATCTCGCCAAGGCGGAGGAGGCGAAGCGCTTCGGGGCCCATCACGTGGAGTCGTTGGAGGAGCTGCCTGATCTGGCGGGCCGCTTCGATCTGGTGATCAACACCGTCAACCACTCCCTTGATTGGGGCGCGGTGATGGCCTCGCTGGCGCCGCTCGGGCGCCTGCATCAGCTTGGCGCTGTGCTCGAGCCGATCAGCATCGGTGCTTTTGATTTGATTCCGGGGCGGCGATCGATCACCGGTAGCCCCACCTCCTCACCCGCCAGCTTGATCAAGATGGTGGAGTTCTGCGTGCGGCACAACATCCGCCCGCAGGTGGAGCATCTGCCGATGGATCGGCTCAATGAAGCGATCGATCGGCTGCGTCGTGGTGATGTCCGCTATCGCTTTGTTTTGGATTCGGTAGCGGATTGA
- a CDS encoding methyltransferase domain-containing protein, whose product MAVQVLTEAQRTKLDGSDDALFYAQPRFVHHLDAPFRRRLTQLYRQRIPSCAVVLDLMSSWVSHLPEEVRYEQVIGHGLNAAELEANPRLDRHWVQNLNQSQALPLANASIDCSLIVAGWQYLQQPEAVAAELWRVTRPGGELIVAFSNRMFFSKAPQVWTDGGDRDHLAYVAEVLIAQGWPRPELIAEPTRASGPLGWIGGQGDPFFAVIATKPVPSTGR is encoded by the coding sequence ATGGCGGTGCAGGTGCTCACAGAGGCGCAGCGCACCAAGCTCGACGGCAGCGATGACGCGCTCTTCTACGCCCAACCCCGTTTCGTCCATCATCTGGATGCGCCCTTCCGCCGTCGTCTCACCCAGCTGTACCGGCAGCGCATTCCCAGTTGCGCCGTGGTACTCGATCTGATGAGCAGCTGGGTGAGCCACCTGCCCGAGGAGGTGCGTTACGAGCAGGTGATCGGCCATGGCCTCAATGCCGCGGAGCTGGAGGCCAACCCGCGCCTCGATCGTCACTGGGTTCAGAACCTCAACCAATCGCAAGCATTGCCGCTGGCGAATGCCAGCATCGACTGCAGCCTGATCGTGGCCGGTTGGCAATATCTCCAGCAGCCGGAGGCGGTGGCGGCAGAGCTGTGGCGTGTGACCCGACCGGGAGGAGAGCTGATCGTGGCCTTCAGCAATCGGATGTTTTTCAGCAAGGCGCCGCAGGTCTGGACCGATGGCGGCGATCGTGACCACCTCGCCTACGTGGCGGAGGTGTTGATCGCCCAGGGATGGCCCCGCCCGGAGCTGATCGCCGAGCCGACGCGCGCTTCGGGACCGCTGGGTTGGATCGGTGGTCAGGGCGATCCCTTTTTTGCCGTGATCGCCACCAAGCCGGTCCCCTCCACTGGTCGTTGA
- a CDS encoding Rieske 2Fe-2S domain-containing protein — MPPSWSEQWWPVAYLCDLNRGRPSRFTLLERDLVLWWDREAGQWRAFDDVCPHRLVPLSEGRINAEGQLECPYHGWSFDGSGHCRRIPQMTEEARPEGRRSSCRSLPTASAQGLLFVWSGDPASADPAALPLVPVLQEQGEGWADGWVVQDTFRDLPMDALTLLENVLDVSHVPFTHHRTVGRRDNASPVQAEITREDGTGFEAFWQEGPRRGKLGSQTTCFRAPQLMWHDLTAKGFARILTVVYAVPIRPGECRLFARFPFQFQAAAPRLLLGLRPRWLQHIGNHKVLEDDQVFLHWQERVLEAAGGSAAAEKAFYLPTASDCYVAALHRWVQRQGGGPFPGRALPPRQGLEALMDRERSHTQHCRSCSGALQRLRALRPWLIAMLWLSAALVGLGQWGWISAVGLGLALASGLALRQLGRWEQGLLAGDGQAPRNHE, encoded by the coding sequence ATGCCCCCCAGCTGGAGCGAACAGTGGTGGCCCGTGGCCTATCTGTGCGACCTGAATCGGGGTCGACCCTCCCGCTTCACGCTGCTGGAGAGGGATTTGGTGCTCTGGTGGGATCGCGAGGCTGGCCAGTGGCGTGCTTTCGACGACGTTTGCCCCCATCGCCTCGTGCCCCTGAGTGAGGGGCGGATCAATGCGGAGGGGCAATTGGAGTGCCCGTATCACGGCTGGAGCTTTGATGGCAGCGGCCATTGCCGCCGCATTCCTCAGATGACGGAGGAGGCAAGGCCGGAGGGGCGTCGATCCAGCTGCCGCAGCTTGCCAACCGCCAGCGCCCAGGGCTTGCTCTTTGTGTGGAGCGGTGATCCGGCGTCAGCCGATCCGGCGGCGCTTCCCCTGGTGCCGGTGCTGCAGGAGCAGGGGGAAGGGTGGGCTGATGGCTGGGTGGTGCAGGACACCTTTCGGGACCTGCCGATGGATGCGCTGACGCTGCTCGAGAACGTGCTCGATGTGAGCCACGTGCCCTTCACTCACCACCGCACCGTGGGGCGGCGCGACAACGCCTCTCCTGTTCAGGCCGAGATCACCCGTGAGGATGGCACCGGTTTCGAGGCGTTCTGGCAGGAGGGGCCTAGGCGGGGCAAGCTCGGTTCCCAGACAACCTGCTTCCGGGCTCCCCAGCTGATGTGGCACGACCTCACCGCCAAGGGGTTCGCCCGCATCCTCACGGTGGTGTATGCCGTCCCGATTCGTCCGGGGGAGTGCCGGCTCTTTGCCCGCTTCCCGTTCCAGTTTCAGGCGGCAGCGCCGCGGTTGCTGCTCGGTCTGCGCCCTCGCTGGTTGCAGCACATCGGCAACCACAAGGTGCTGGAAGACGACCAGGTGTTCCTGCACTGGCAGGAGCGGGTGCTCGAGGCCGCCGGAGGCTCTGCGGCTGCGGAGAAGGCCTTTTACCTGCCCACCGCCTCTGATTGTTATGTGGCCGCTCTGCATCGCTGGGTGCAGCGCCAGGGTGGTGGTCCGTTCCCGGGGCGGGCTCTGCCGCCGCGCCAGGGGCTGGAGGCGCTGATGGATCGCGAGCGGAGCCATACCCAGCACTGCCGCAGCTGTTCAGGGGCATTGCAACGACTTCGCGCCTTGCGGCCCTGGTTGATTGCCATGCTCTGGCTGTCGGCGGCATTGGTGGGCCTGGGCCAGTGGGGCTGGATCAGTGCCGTTGGTCTTGGGCTCGCTCTGGCCTCGGGCCTGGCGTTGCGTCAGCTGGGGCGCTGGGAGCAGGGCCTGCTCGCCGGGGATGGCCAGGCGCCGCGCAATCATGAGTGA
- a CDS encoding cupin domain-containing protein, translating to MSIRVTSPCPESVVIALGAREWPIWGCEVSSFPWHYDQHETCLVLEGEVTVTPDGGDPVHFGAGDLVDFPKGLCCTWTVHKPVRKHYRFT from the coding sequence GTGTCGATTCGTGTGACCTCTCCTTGCCCGGAAAGCGTGGTGATCGCTCTGGGGGCGCGGGAGTGGCCGATCTGGGGCTGTGAGGTGAGCAGCTTCCCCTGGCATTACGACCAGCATGAAACCTGCCTGGTGCTGGAGGGTGAGGTGACCGTCACCCCCGATGGTGGGGATCCGGTGCATTTCGGCGCGGGAGATCTTGTGGATTTCCCCAAGGGGCTGTGCTGCACCTGGACTGTGCACAAGCCCGTGCGCAAGCACTACCGCTTTACCTGA
- a CDS encoding NAD(P)-binding protein, with the protein MQATADQVVDLAIIGAGLSGCALVAALRARGFGGSILVLEAGRGAGGRAATRRRRDDPLWRLDHGSPTLSFSQQPQAALAALLAPLIAQGVLVPDRGAVVGLDLGSGAVQLVAPPDHPLLRGPRWRGMPTMASVAEALLAAGGGGGATITRFGGRIRSLEHGPQGWWLDQSIRARTLVLSGTLLAHPRSLAMLDWPEVPLRVALPEGEDPCLDQALLAIAAMQASVRWNLMLALPPQAAAQAVAVPRQIWLTPQAQQHFGVERLVLQRQRDGRLGLVVHGLDGGATITPAKQPELLRQQEQRLRALLPQLLGPWPDLQASLVQAQVLGVMRWGAAQPVAPGLAPQLQWCARSRVGFCGDWIAGPGFAMAEGAIQSALDLADQLLLSC; encoded by the coding sequence ATGCAAGCGACCGCTGATCAGGTTGTTGATCTCGCCATCATCGGCGCTGGTCTGTCGGGCTGTGCCCTTGTGGCGGCCCTGCGGGCCAGGGGCTTTGGCGGCTCGATCCTGGTGCTGGAAGCAGGGCGTGGTGCGGGCGGACGGGCAGCAACCCGGCGTCGCCGCGACGACCCGCTCTGGCGGCTGGACCACGGCAGCCCGACCCTGAGCTTCAGCCAGCAGCCCCAGGCGGCCCTGGCCGCGTTGTTGGCGCCCTTGATCGCCCAGGGGGTGTTGGTGCCTGATCGGGGCGCGGTGGTGGGGCTCGACCTGGGTTCTGGCGCTGTTCAGCTGGTCGCCCCGCCTGATCACCCCTTGCTGCGAGGTCCCCGTTGGCGGGGGATGCCGACGATGGCTTCGGTGGCGGAGGCCCTGCTTGCCGCTGGCGGTGGCGGTGGCGCCACGATCACCCGTTTCGGTGGCCGGATCAGGAGCCTGGAGCATGGCCCCCAGGGCTGGTGGCTCGACCAGTCGATCCGGGCCCGCACGCTGGTGCTCAGTGGCACGCTCTTGGCCCATCCCCGTTCCCTGGCCATGCTCGATTGGCCCGAGGTGCCGCTGCGGGTTGCCCTGCCCGAGGGGGAGGACCCCTGCCTCGATCAGGCTTTGCTGGCCATCGCTGCGATGCAGGCGTCGGTGCGCTGGAACCTGATGCTGGCGCTGCCCCCGCAGGCGGCTGCGCAGGCAGTGGCGGTTCCGCGGCAGATCTGGCTGACGCCGCAGGCGCAGCAGCACTTCGGGGTGGAACGGCTCGTGTTGCAGCGTCAGCGCGATGGCCGTTTGGGACTGGTGGTGCATGGTCTCGATGGGGGCGCAACGATCACACCGGCGAAGCAACCGGAGCTGCTGCGCCAGCAGGAGCAACGGCTGCGGGCCCTGTTGCCCCAGCTCCTCGGCCCCTGGCCGGATCTGCAGGCTTCGTTAGTTCAGGCCCAGGTGCTTGGCGTGATGCGCTGGGGTGCGGCCCAACCCGTTGCGCCTGGTTTGGCGCCGCAGCTGCAATGGTGTGCCCGAAGCCGGGTTGGCTTCTGCGGCGACTGGATCGCCGGCCCAGGCTTCGCCATGGCCGAGGGCGCGATTCAGAGCGCCCTCGATCTCGCCGATCAACTACTGCTCAGCTGCTGA
- a CDS encoding DUF1499 domain-containing protein — MAPLIRFTVPFILGLLHLIGPVPADLGVQQGQLSPCPSPAHCARQVWSVQNPTQALQGLADQLSQAPRTAVVERSDTYLHATCSSRLFGFVDDLELYADQERQQLQARSVSRLGDSDLGVNARRLEELHQQLSSS, encoded by the coding sequence ATGGCCCCACTCATCCGCTTCACCGTCCCCTTCATCCTGGGGCTCCTGCATCTGATCGGACCGGTTCCCGCCGACCTCGGTGTTCAGCAGGGCCAGTTGAGCCCCTGCCCTTCGCCGGCCCACTGCGCGCGCCAGGTCTGGAGCGTGCAGAACCCGACGCAGGCACTCCAGGGTCTGGCCGACCAGCTCAGCCAAGCGCCGCGCACAGCCGTGGTGGAGCGGAGCGACACCTATCTGCATGCCACCTGCAGCAGTCGCCTGTTCGGCTTTGTCGATGATCTCGAGCTCTATGCCGATCAAGAACGGCAGCAACTGCAGGCAAGGTCGGTGTCCCGCCTCGGAGACTCCGATCTAGGCGTGAACGCGCGCCGCCTCGAGGAACTGCATCAGCAGCTGAGCAGTAGTTGA